The following DNA comes from Corynebacterium lizhenjunii.
CTGGGAGGACCCCCACCATGACTAAGCTCAACCCACAGGACCCTCACTCGCTAGAGGTCGTGACCATCGACCGGGTGGTAGACGCCATGGCGACCTTTGACGTCACGCTGGACAAGATTGAGGGCCGTGATGACTCCGCTACGGCCAACCTCAACGGCCTTCCCTGCTTGTTCGCGGTGCTGGACTCCGTGGTCATTGTGCGTGCGGACGTGCAGACCGACGCCGCGTACTCGCAGGCCGATGCCGGATTATTCCTGGCCGCGAATCAAATCAACTCCGTAGCGCTGGGCGCCCGCGCCGTCATCACC
Coding sequences within:
- a CDS encoding YbjN domain-containing protein, encoding MTKLNPQDPHSLEVVTIDRVVDAMATFDVTLDKIEGRDDSATANLNGLPCLFAVLDSVVIVRADVQTDAAYSQADAGLFLAANQINSVALGARAVITDFDDQLVVRTERDISIAAGMTDQQLQAALQAAVDGVLGAQNAMVAAAEEMAKLGSAAAAEATEGN